A window from Opitutia bacterium ISCC 52 encodes these proteins:
- a CDS encoding peptidyl-alpha-hydroxyglycine alpha-amidating lyase family protein, with protein MRIVFVILIMGIGPFILFGQTYPNPYRAVDTWATFPDGRKIGAVGDVQVDPDGVHIWAVVRCDSAERGRFGNECLDSDLDPIVKFDAEGNAVESFGGGMFIWPHGLFVDEESNVWVTDAVKPSRTPEGTRGHQVIKFSSTGEELMRLGIPGKAGKGDYQFNSPADVVIGDNGNIFIADGHNPDGNNRVMVYNKDGEFLRSWGQTGYAPGEFHALHAMAIDKKGRLFIADRFNNRLQIFDQDGTFIAQWTQFGRPSGVFFDDHGNIYVSDSESDNVQNPGYEMGIRIGDAETGWVNYFIMLPNGDPRFTNGNGAEFVTVDAAGNVYGGEPFSRTVQKYVRVRP; from the coding sequence ATGCGTATTGTTTTTGTAATTCTTATTATGGGCATTGGGCCGTTTATCCTGTTCGGGCAAACCTACCCAAATCCCTACCGGGCGGTGGATACTTGGGCAACATTTCCAGATGGTCGGAAAATTGGGGCCGTTGGGGATGTGCAAGTCGATCCCGATGGTGTGCATATCTGGGCCGTCGTTCGTTGCGATAGTGCTGAGCGGGGTCGCTTTGGGAATGAGTGCCTCGACTCCGACCTGGATCCCATTGTGAAGTTCGACGCCGAGGGTAACGCGGTGGAGAGCTTTGGAGGAGGCATGTTTATTTGGCCACATGGACTCTTTGTTGATGAGGAGAGTAATGTGTGGGTGACCGATGCAGTGAAACCATCTCGCACTCCGGAAGGCACGCGTGGGCACCAAGTGATTAAATTTAGTTCCACCGGTGAAGAGCTCATGCGGCTCGGCATCCCTGGAAAGGCCGGGAAAGGCGATTATCAGTTCAATTCTCCAGCTGATGTGGTGATCGGGGACAATGGAAATATCTTCATCGCCGATGGTCACAACCCCGACGGCAACAATCGGGTCATGGTTTATAATAAGGACGGAGAGTTTCTGCGCAGCTGGGGACAAACGGGTTACGCTCCTGGTGAGTTCCATGCTTTACATGCAATGGCTATTGATAAGAAGGGCCGGCTGTTTATTGCAGATCGTTTTAATAACCGGCTTCAGATCTTTGACCAAGATGGAACCTTTATTGCTCAATGGACGCAGTTTGGTCGTCCGAGTGGTGTATTCTTTGATGATCATGGAAATATCTATGTCTCCGATTCCGAATCCGACAATGTGCAGAATCCTGGGTATGAGATGGGTATACGCATAGGCGATGCAGAAACTGGGTGGGTCAACTACTTCATTATGCTGCCCAATGGAGATCCACGTTTTACAAATGGTAATGGAGCGGAATTTGTAACGGTCGATGCCGCAGGCAATGTGTATGGAGGTGAGCCTTTTTCACGAACCGTTCAGAAATATGTGCGCGTGCGCCCTTGA
- a CDS encoding sulfatase, with translation MNDWVGGLDGHPQAITPNMDKLFEQGLLFSNAHCSQAVCTASRNSLLSGLHPSSSGWYGSTSAMRRSFDDVMGDHKMLPQHFKDAGYKTMAIGKIFHSGVSDYKDRTDDFWDEYASDYKVPKELKKRGDGYGGTKFYPFPKEGSQIVNHYGEAFADGHSLCYGALERDDMPDGKMFDELISDWAVDKLSEDHEKPFFLAVGFVRPHVPYTAPKEFFDLYDLDNIQVPSFPNNEMADIPIMGKSVAYGTIKTGDYYAVVNLSDSYWRELVYGYLACVSFVDHELGKVLKALEDSRYADNTIVVLWSDHGQHLDEKKHWRKQALWEESTKIPFFIKAPGVRDAKVMTNQAVSLLDIYPTLVDLCGLPAAPKLEGNSLRPLLENLNASWDKPVLSTWYYGNHSVRSNDWRYIR, from the coding sequence TTGAACGATTGGGTAGGTGGCTTGGACGGCCATCCGCAGGCTATCACACCGAATATGGACAAGCTCTTCGAGCAAGGCCTTTTGTTCAGCAATGCCCATTGTTCTCAGGCCGTTTGTACGGCTTCTCGTAACTCGCTGCTGAGCGGGCTCCATCCATCCTCGTCCGGTTGGTATGGATCAACCTCGGCGATGCGAAGGTCCTTCGACGACGTCATGGGCGACCACAAGATGCTGCCTCAACATTTTAAGGATGCCGGTTATAAAACAATGGCGATTGGAAAGATCTTTCACAGTGGAGTCTCTGATTACAAAGACCGCACCGATGACTTTTGGGATGAGTATGCGTCCGATTACAAAGTACCCAAAGAGCTAAAGAAACGAGGAGACGGTTACGGCGGGACGAAGTTTTATCCATTCCCGAAAGAGGGGAGCCAGATCGTAAATCACTACGGTGAAGCATTCGCTGATGGTCATTCGCTTTGTTATGGAGCTCTCGAACGCGACGACATGCCCGATGGTAAGATGTTTGATGAACTCATATCGGATTGGGCGGTCGACAAGCTCTCTGAAGATCACGAAAAGCCATTCTTTTTGGCGGTAGGCTTTGTACGCCCCCACGTTCCTTACACGGCACCCAAAGAATTCTTCGATTTGTATGATTTGGATAACATCCAAGTGCCATCTTTTCCGAATAACGAAATGGCGGACATACCCATCATGGGGAAATCGGTGGCCTACGGAACGATCAAGACGGGTGATTACTATGCGGTTGTTAATTTGAGTGATAGCTACTGGAGGGAACTGGTTTATGGATACTTAGCCTGTGTCTCCTTCGTCGATCACGAGCTTGGGAAGGTGTTAAAAGCGCTGGAGGACAGTCGCTACGCCGACAACACGATTGTGGTACTCTGGTCGGATCACGGTCAGCACTTGGATGAAAAAAAACACTGGCGCAAACAAGCCCTGTGGGAGGAGTCGACGAAAATACCGTTCTTTATAAAAGCTCCCGGGGTAAGGGATGCCAAAGTGATGACCAATCAAGCGGTCAGCCTGCTGGATATTTATCCCACTTTAGTTGACTTGTGCGGACTGCCTGCGGCACCGAAACTGGAAGGCAACAGTCTACGTCCTTTACTTGAGAATCTAAATGCCTCCTGGGATAAACCTGTTCTCAGTACCTGGTATTACGGAAATCACTCCGTGCGCAGCAATGATTGGCGCTACATTCGTTAA
- a CDS encoding aldo/keto reductase, protein MERITLGDSGLSVSPISFGTWQLSPRFWGEQSKDDAISAMKLAFDNGINFIDTAEAYGDGYAETVVGETIKELPRDELAVATKVFNHFNSDGSRYPDLSAEHIAKRCELSLKRMGVDTIDLYFLHLYDPLTPYAEIAGALEKLKEQGKVRAFGLSNHSVEQCRGQRRFAPYTVVQPPYSLIDPEGETDMLPYCQS, encoded by the coding sequence ATGGAGCGCATAACACTAGGAGACAGCGGCTTGTCCGTTTCACCCATTTCATTTGGGACCTGGCAATTGAGCCCGCGGTTCTGGGGGGAGCAATCGAAAGACGATGCCATTTCGGCCATGAAGCTGGCTTTCGATAATGGTATTAATTTTATCGATACAGCGGAAGCCTATGGTGACGGGTACGCGGAGACGGTGGTAGGAGAAACCATCAAGGAGCTGCCCCGTGATGAGTTGGCCGTAGCGACGAAAGTTTTTAATCATTTTAATTCAGACGGATCCCGTTATCCTGACCTGTCTGCTGAGCATATTGCGAAGCGCTGTGAGTTATCCTTGAAGCGGATGGGAGTCGATACCATCGACCTTTACTTTCTGCATCTCTACGACCCACTAACTCCCTATGCTGAAATTGCGGGCGCCCTCGAGAAATTAAAAGAGCAGGGGAAGGTTCGGGCGTTTGGTCTAAGTAATCATTCCGTTGAACAATGTCGCGGACAACGTCGGTTTGCTCCCTATACCGTGGTTCAGCCTCCTTACAGTCTGATCGATCCAGAGGGAGAAACGGATATGCTTCCCTACTGTCAGTCATAA
- a CDS encoding aldo/keto reductase, whose product MIYSPMHKGLLTGKYTGNETFSDFRSNHPDFQGERFQELCAKVRSLKLIADKYDLSIYQLVLATTLMHPAIQVAICVIKTPDQIEEAFGVAGKVLSREDYFAVRNTVGPGSPKPKDASGTRE is encoded by the coding sequence ATGATTTATTCACCGATGCACAAAGGATTGCTCACTGGTAAATATACCGGAAATGAAACCTTCTCCGACTTTCGATCTAATCATCCCGATTTTCAAGGCGAACGATTTCAAGAGTTGTGCGCCAAGGTCAGGAGTTTGAAGCTGATTGCGGATAAGTATGATCTGAGCATCTACCAATTAGTTCTAGCTACCACCCTTATGCACCCTGCCATTCAGGTGGCCATCTGCGTAATCAAAACACCAGACCAGATTGAAGAAGCGTTTGGAGTGGCCGGTAAAGTGCTATCGCGCGAAGATTACTTCGCCGTTCGCAATACAGTGGGTCCAGGTAGTCCCAAGCCCAAGGATGCCAGTGGTACCCGGGAATAA
- a CDS encoding YceI family protein yields MKSSSRNLLLLSLTACSLVVTGCSNPADKTESATVSEAVEAVKAVAEAKTYSISADSTIGFVGSKVSGSHDGGFKSFDGTLAVADGKIVAPSAVTIQMDSLWSDSDRLTGHLKNEDFFEVETFPTAMFAITSMNGSEMTGNLTLHGVTKSISFTPEVIISDSEVTLKAEFDIMRFDWGIVYKGKADNLIRDEVVIKLGVKATADS; encoded by the coding sequence ATGAAATCATCTTCCCGTAATCTACTCTTACTTTCTTTAACCGCTTGCTCTCTCGTTGTTACCGGATGTTCTAACCCTGCTGACAAAACGGAGTCGGCCACCGTCTCTGAAGCGGTTGAAGCTGTTAAGGCCGTTGCAGAGGCCAAAACCTACTCCATCAGTGCTGATTCTACGATTGGTTTTGTTGGATCAAAAGTATCTGGCAGTCATGACGGCGGTTTCAAAAGCTTTGATGGCACCCTTGCTGTAGCAGACGGCAAGATTGTCGCGCCGAGTGCAGTGACTATTCAGATGGATTCGCTGTGGTCTGACAGTGATCGCCTAACAGGCCATCTGAAGAACGAAGACTTCTTTGAAGTAGAGACTTTCCCAACCGCGATGTTTGCTATCACCTCTATGAATGGATCTGAAATGACAGGTAACCTTACATTACACGGGGTTACCAAAAGCATATCCTTTACGCCTGAAGTAATCATCTCGGATTCAGAAGTAACTTTAAAGGCCGAGTTTGACATCATGCGCTTCGACTGGGGTATCGTTTACAAAGGTAAGGCAGATAACCTGATCCGCGACGAAGTCGTCATCAAGCTTGGCGTAAAAGCAACAGCAGATAGCTGA
- a CDS encoding oligopeptide transporter, OPT family, with protein sequence MKEITLRAIVISIFITAALASANAYLGLKVGMTVSASIPAAVISMGILTLLRGRNKGTNIHENNMAQTAASAGESLAAGVIFTIPALILLGRWDTFNYWQVALIACLGGFLGVLFCIPLRRAFIVESTDLKFPEGLATAEVLKEGERGGDGAKIIAIGAAIGALFKFLQSGLHIWGEALEGAKLLAGKWIGYAGTNLSPALIGVGYIVGLNIGSLVLIGGMISWTIGIPLYAILNPDTMIGDQTVSSMMTTDPAGAAWTLWSTKIRYLGVGAMATGGVYALLSLWKPVLNGIKSGIEVYKKMGASEAGIDREQRDIPMPWVLAGVGVLTVPLFGYYWGVIDQPIIALVMTAIMLVAGFVFASVAAYMAGLVGSTNNPISGVTIATLLFTSFVLLFLMGKSEMAPAAAIFVGAVVCCAAAIAGDTLQDLKCGHLVKATPWKQQVMEFIGVIIGAASIPIVLTLLHQAYTIGSPELSAPQASLMASVTKGILDTNSAGLPWGLVGLGAAIAVVIIIIDKILEAKKANIRAPVLAVAVGIYLPIELAVPIFAGGLLSYFVKRKRPASNEESDKGIMVASGLITGEALMGIMVAGLIVAAQQWVSLGDTYNGLTSWCAETLCTMGPWIGFSLLIAVALYLYKQALK encoded by the coding sequence ATGAAAGAGATCACACTCCGCGCCATAGTAATAAGTATCTTTATCACCGCAGCGCTCGCCAGTGCCAATGCCTACCTCGGCCTTAAGGTCGGAATGACAGTGAGCGCCAGTATTCCCGCTGCCGTTATTTCGATGGGCATCCTTACCTTGCTGCGAGGTCGTAACAAAGGAACCAATATACACGAGAACAACATGGCTCAAACCGCGGCGAGTGCAGGAGAGTCATTGGCCGCGGGTGTCATCTTTACGATTCCCGCACTTATCCTGCTAGGTCGTTGGGATACCTTTAATTATTGGCAGGTTGCACTCATCGCTTGTCTTGGTGGTTTCCTCGGAGTGCTTTTCTGTATCCCACTAAGGCGTGCCTTTATCGTTGAAAGCACGGATCTCAAATTCCCCGAGGGTCTTGCTACTGCTGAAGTTCTCAAGGAAGGAGAAAGAGGAGGCGATGGAGCCAAGATCATTGCCATCGGAGCCGCCATCGGAGCGCTCTTTAAATTCCTACAATCTGGTCTACACATCTGGGGCGAAGCGTTGGAAGGCGCGAAACTTCTGGCTGGCAAGTGGATCGGTTATGCAGGAACCAATCTGTCTCCTGCCCTGATCGGAGTTGGTTATATAGTGGGGTTGAATATCGGAAGCCTGGTTCTTATCGGCGGAATGATCTCCTGGACAATCGGCATCCCCCTTTATGCGATATTAAACCCGGACACCATGATCGGCGATCAAACCGTAAGCTCGATGATGACGACCGATCCGGCCGGTGCAGCCTGGACACTTTGGAGTACCAAGATCCGCTACTTGGGAGTCGGCGCTATGGCAACCGGTGGCGTCTATGCCTTGTTAAGTCTTTGGAAACCGGTCCTCAATGGCATTAAATCGGGAATTGAAGTTTATAAGAAAATGGGTGCCAGTGAAGCCGGCATCGATCGGGAGCAACGCGATATCCCCATGCCTTGGGTGCTCGCGGGAGTCGGTGTGCTTACCGTACCTCTTTTTGGGTACTATTGGGGAGTGATCGACCAACCGATTATCGCTTTGGTCATGACCGCCATCATGCTGGTTGCAGGATTTGTCTTTGCCTCTGTTGCTGCTTACATGGCCGGCCTGGTTGGTTCGACAAACAACCCAATCAGTGGAGTTACCATCGCCACGCTTCTGTTTACCTCCTTTGTCCTGCTTTTCCTGATGGGCAAAAGCGAAATGGCTCCTGCCGCTGCCATTTTTGTAGGTGCTGTCGTTTGTTGCGCCGCGGCAATTGCTGGCGATACCTTGCAGGACCTCAAGTGCGGGCACTTGGTCAAAGCGACTCCCTGGAAGCAACAGGTTATGGAATTCATCGGGGTCATTATCGGTGCCGCCTCTATTCCCATTGTCCTAACTTTGCTTCACCAGGCTTACACCATTGGATCTCCTGAACTTAGTGCACCTCAGGCCAGCCTGATGGCTTCGGTGACTAAAGGCATACTCGACACGAACTCGGCTGGACTACCCTGGGGACTCGTGGGCCTGGGAGCCGCCATTGCGGTGGTCATCATCATCATCGATAAAATTCTCGAAGCCAAAAAAGCGAATATCAGAGCACCGGTCCTGGCAGTTGCTGTCGGTATCTACTTACCCATCGAACTCGCCGTCCCTATCTTTGCCGGCGGTCTCCTTAGTTACTTTGTAAAACGTAAAAGGCCTGCCTCGAATGAAGAGTCAGACAAAGGTATAATGGTCGCCAGTGGACTAATAACCGGTGAGGCTCTCATGGGCATTATGGTAGCGGGCCTTATCGTGGCCGCTCAGCAATGGGTGTCACTGGGTGATACTTACAACGGCCTAACCTCTTGGTGTGCCGAGACACTGTGTACGATGGGGCCATGGATAGGCTTTTCCTTACTCATTGCCGTAGCGCTTTACTTATATAAACAGGCCCTTAAGTAA
- a CDS encoding aminotransferase class V-fold PLP-dependent enzyme — protein MNKRKFIKSLTLLGLSAPVWGRLGSILAAAESSNAQSLAKDEDFWSEIRASYRLKPDYINLESGFYCIQPEETLEHFIKHVREVNYHGSYYMRNYRLENKARVTAKLAEMADCTPDELIITRNTTESLDTVTGGIDWSFGDEAIYAGQDYMAMQYMFELVEKRYGVVRKVIDIPMHPSSDQDIVDAYAKAITPRTRLLMVPHIINFTGHILPIKKVCDMAHARGVDVLVDGAHAFGHFQFSIKDLDCDYYGTSLHKWLSAPLGAGFLFARKGKALNVWPAFAEKPTGEDDILKLNHTGTHPAHTDVAIGNAIEFQNKIGIERKEARLRFIQNYWTDQAREMDHVEVYTPIERHRSCGIATAGIKGMEPQEMAEILIEKHKIFTVAINRNDVHGCRISPNLFTSTQDMDVLVNALKSMA, from the coding sequence ATGAACAAACGTAAGTTTATCAAAAGCCTGACACTGCTCGGTCTTTCCGCCCCGGTATGGGGTCGTCTGGGTTCCATTCTGGCAGCGGCTGAAAGCAGCAACGCTCAATCCCTTGCCAAAGACGAAGACTTCTGGAGTGAGATACGAGCATCCTACAGACTGAAGCCCGATTATATCAATTTAGAGAGCGGGTTCTACTGCATACAACCGGAGGAGACACTGGAGCATTTCATCAAGCATGTTCGCGAAGTAAATTACCACGGCTCCTACTACATGCGAAATTATCGTTTGGAGAATAAAGCCCGGGTAACTGCCAAGCTGGCCGAGATGGCTGATTGCACTCCGGACGAACTTATCATCACTCGAAACACGACCGAATCCCTCGATACCGTGACCGGAGGCATTGATTGGTCATTCGGAGATGAGGCGATCTACGCGGGCCAGGATTACATGGCCATGCAGTATATGTTTGAGTTGGTAGAGAAGCGATACGGGGTCGTTCGTAAAGTCATCGATATTCCCATGCACCCATCGTCCGACCAGGATATCGTGGATGCTTATGCGAAGGCCATCACACCCAGAACTCGCTTACTGATGGTCCCCCACATCATCAATTTTACAGGTCACATTTTACCGATCAAGAAAGTATGCGATATGGCTCATGCACGAGGCGTGGATGTGCTAGTTGATGGAGCGCATGCATTCGGACATTTTCAGTTCTCCATCAAGGATCTGGATTGCGATTACTATGGCACCAGTCTGCACAAGTGGTTGAGCGCACCTCTCGGAGCTGGTTTCCTTTTCGCAAGGAAAGGGAAGGCTTTAAACGTCTGGCCGGCCTTTGCAGAAAAACCAACAGGCGAAGATGACATCCTGAAACTGAACCACACCGGTACCCACCCAGCCCATACAGATGTGGCCATAGGCAATGCAATCGAATTTCAGAACAAGATAGGAATCGAACGAAAAGAAGCGCGTCTTCGCTTCATTCAAAATTACTGGACCGATCAGGCACGGGAAATGGATCACGTGGAAGTATACACGCCGATTGAAAGACATAGATCCTGCGGAATCGCCACAGCCGGTATTAAAGGCATGGAACCACAGGAGATGGCCGAAATTCTCATTGAGAAACATAAGATCTTTACCGTCGCCATCAACCGCAACGATGTTCACGGCTGCCGCATATCCCCGAACCTGTTCACTTCGACTCAGGACATGGATGTTTTGGTGAATGCTCTCAAGAGCATGGCCTAG
- a CDS encoding Type 1 glutamine amidotransferase-like domain-containing protein has translation MIFRRLSISFILIFIPMIAAYATPELLTSPQAKILVCGGAMMNGNHFADSVIPAMTEHYGESQHVALVLHANHPGDRDKMERRLKEAFAHIGVPQATSLHQMEVSRTLDFLREVDAIFIGGGDTFALLRDMRTTGQLEVIQQQALKGIPTGGTSAGANVQGPVIGTTNDFPVNDIATRDALSLFPALINPHHPQSEDEQRFASREWKIHNYRRWHPNEIVLALGDRSIAVLKNGKVTLPLGPAWLYNSEEARYLVSGDAIPELDVK, from the coding sequence ATGATATTTCGCCGACTTTCCATTTCTTTCATTCTTATTTTTATTCCTATGATTGCTGCATACGCGACTCCTGAGCTATTAACCTCCCCACAAGCTAAGATCCTCGTTTGTGGCGGAGCCATGATGAATGGAAATCACTTTGCTGATTCGGTGATCCCGGCAATGACGGAGCACTACGGTGAATCCCAGCATGTAGCTCTGGTTTTGCACGCAAATCATCCGGGCGATCGAGATAAGATGGAACGGCGCTTGAAAGAGGCATTTGCTCACATAGGAGTTCCACAAGCGACCTCACTCCATCAGATGGAAGTGTCGAGGACCCTGGATTTTCTCCGAGAAGTGGATGCGATCTTCATTGGAGGAGGGGATACCTTTGCATTACTTCGGGATATGAGAACGACAGGTCAGCTGGAAGTCATTCAGCAGCAGGCTTTAAAAGGAATACCGACAGGAGGAACGAGTGCAGGAGCCAATGTGCAAGGACCCGTTATTGGTACCACAAATGACTTTCCGGTTAATGATATTGCTACACGTGATGCCTTGTCTTTATTTCCGGCTTTGATCAATCCCCACCATCCTCAGTCAGAAGACGAACAGAGATTTGCCAGCCGTGAGTGGAAGATTCACAACTACCGACGTTGGCATCCAAACGAAATTGTTTTGGCCTTAGGAGATCGTTCGATTGCCGTATTGAAGAATGGCAAAGTGACTCTTCCCTTGGGCCCCGCCTGGCTTTATAACTCTGAGGAAGCTCGCTACCTGGTATCCGGAGACGCGATACCGGAGTTGGATGTGAAGTAA
- a CDS encoding amidohydrolase family protein, with protein MKIIDTHHHFWNVTNDKYTWLADESLELLWGKPSQLPRDYFPPDIVSEAGPWELAKSVHLQCFRDPSDPVEESRWLQSLADDPESPGYPHAIVAFADLADPNVGETLSQHCQYKNVRGIRQILNRHPNEAWHMSERDFMKDESWCSNYGLLEAHNLSFDLQIFYHQVPVAIRLAQRYPNIPIILNHAGMPADRDPENIDAWRSAMKQLASCNNVAAKISGLGMCDHQWTTESIQPFVIDLIESFGADRCMFASNFPVDCLFSDYQTVWNAYDAITADFSDAERAMLFHDNAEKFYRI; from the coding sequence ATGAAAATTATCGACACACATCATCACTTCTGGAACGTAACCAACGACAAATACACCTGGCTCGCAGACGAGAGTCTGGAATTACTGTGGGGAAAACCATCCCAACTTCCACGCGATTACTTTCCACCGGATATTGTCTCAGAGGCCGGACCCTGGGAACTCGCGAAGTCCGTACATCTTCAGTGCTTTCGAGATCCATCCGATCCTGTTGAAGAGTCACGGTGGTTGCAGAGCCTGGCTGATGATCCCGAATCGCCAGGATATCCCCATGCGATTGTAGCCTTCGCGGACCTGGCGGATCCTAATGTAGGAGAAACCCTGTCACAACATTGCCAATACAAAAACGTTCGCGGTATTCGACAGATCCTCAATCGACATCCCAATGAAGCGTGGCACATGTCCGAACGAGATTTCATGAAGGACGAAAGTTGGTGCTCTAATTATGGCCTTCTGGAAGCCCACAACCTCAGCTTTGATCTACAAATCTTCTATCATCAAGTCCCGGTCGCGATCCGACTCGCCCAACGCTACCCAAACATTCCGATCATTCTGAATCATGCAGGGATGCCAGCCGATCGGGATCCTGAGAACATCGACGCCTGGCGATCAGCCATGAAGCAGCTTGCCTCCTGTAACAATGTCGCTGCCAAGATATCCGGTCTTGGTATGTGCGACCATCAATGGACTACGGAGAGCATTCAACCATTCGTGATCGATCTCATAGAATCCTTCGGAGCTGACCGCTGTATGTTCGCCAGTAACTTTCCAGTAGATTGCCTCTTCAGCGACTACCAAACGGTATGGAATGCTTACGATGCGATCACAGCTGATTTCTCAGATGCAGAGCGGGCGATGCTCTTTCACGATAACGCGGAGAAGTTTTATAGGATTTAA
- a CDS encoding SDR family oxidoreductase, giving the protein MPLAIITGGATGIGAAAVRKYASEGFDVALLDIEKEASLKLCQEDHHGTVTFFETDVRNRKAVEASVTSAVESFGPPSVLFSNAGIQRLSSLFDLKDEDIDAIIDINLKGTLYVVAAVAPYMRDAGEGSMVLMASDQVFAGKPGSIAYGASKGGVAQLAKSLSVELSPLGIRVNAICPATVKTPLKEKIFTDLGNKHYDGDKETAWKAETDTIPLGRIASPEEIANVVYFLNSTEASFMTGALVPVDGGFTAQ; this is encoded by the coding sequence ATGCCTTTAGCCATAATCACAGGCGGTGCCACTGGTATTGGAGCTGCCGCAGTAAGAAAGTATGCCTCAGAGGGCTTTGATGTGGCACTACTCGATATTGAAAAAGAAGCCAGTCTGAAACTGTGCCAGGAAGATCATCACGGAACTGTCACCTTTTTTGAAACCGATGTTCGAAACCGAAAAGCGGTGGAAGCTTCCGTAACAAGCGCAGTTGAATCATTCGGCCCACCCTCGGTGTTGTTTTCAAATGCCGGCATCCAACGCCTATCGAGTCTCTTTGATCTTAAAGATGAAGATATCGACGCAATCATCGATATTAACCTGAAAGGAACACTCTACGTGGTGGCAGCAGTGGCTCCTTACATGCGCGACGCTGGAGAAGGTAGCATGGTCTTGATGGCTTCAGACCAAGTGTTCGCAGGCAAACCAGGTTCGATTGCCTATGGAGCATCGAAGGGAGGAGTCGCACAACTGGCAAAGTCTCTCTCAGTGGAGTTGAGTCCACTTGGTATTCGTGTAAATGCCATCTGCCCGGCTACTGTTAAGACACCTCTGAAAGAAAAGATTTTCACGGACCTCGGTAATAAACACTACGATGGCGATAAGGAAACGGCCTGGAAAGCCGAGACGGATACGATCCCTCTCGGACGAATTGCATCTCCTGAAGAGATTGCTAATGTCGTCTACTTTCTCAATTCAACTGAAGCTTCTTTTATGACTGGCGCCCTCGTGCCAGTAGACGGAGGATTTACTGCCCAATGA
- a CDS encoding dihydrodipicolinate synthase family protein: MNPLTPQTLKGTWATILLPLDERNEIIWKHVDEQLDIFAEAGVDGIYFNGTAGEFFSQSEEEFLKLARTIANFCEARSIPFQIGASHAHASGSLQRIRQTRDLLPGAFQVILPERIPHTQEEIAAFLIRMVAEAAPIPIVVYNPPNARKVLNHKEWFELVSTIDGIIGIKVAGGDDAWHKEMQKVADQVSVFVAGVRLPTGIIHGCASGSYSNLACLSPKGAVRLGHLIQSNPEKALQEQAHIFDVFDKAIAHIRGRYADCALDKTLATAGGWGPMTPDVRWPLSRVPGEEVERITDIFQKELAFLFTNK; this comes from the coding sequence ATGAATCCACTCACCCCGCAAACTCTCAAAGGCACCTGGGCTACCATTCTTCTCCCGCTCGATGAGCGAAACGAGATCATTTGGAAGCACGTGGATGAACAGTTGGACATATTTGCGGAAGCCGGAGTTGACGGCATCTATTTCAATGGAACAGCTGGAGAATTCTTTAGCCAAAGTGAGGAGGAGTTCCTGAAACTGGCAAGAACGATTGCCAACTTCTGTGAAGCGCGAAGTATCCCTTTTCAAATCGGTGCTTCCCATGCCCATGCAAGTGGATCGTTGCAAAGAATCCGACAGACTCGCGACCTGCTACCAGGCGCGTTCCAAGTCATCCTGCCTGAGCGGATTCCCCACACACAAGAGGAGATCGCAGCTTTTCTAATTCGAATGGTGGCTGAGGCCGCACCCATCCCAATTGTCGTCTACAATCCACCTAACGCCCGCAAAGTATTGAACCACAAAGAGTGGTTTGAATTGGTTTCGACCATTGATGGCATCATCGGCATCAAGGTGGCAGGGGGCGACGATGCCTGGCACAAGGAGATGCAAAAGGTAGCAGACCAGGTAAGTGTATTTGTTGCTGGGGTACGACTTCCCACAGGAATCATCCATGGATGTGCCAGTGGCAGCTATTCCAACCTGGCCTGCCTCTCTCCAAAGGGCGCTGTTCGCCTTGGACATCTCATTCAATCCAATCCTGAAAAAGCCCTTCAAGAGCAAGCCCACATTTTCGATGTATTCGATAAAGCCATAGCCCACATCCGCGGCAGGTATGCCGATTGCGCGTTGGACAAAACGTTGGCAACTGCAGGTGGTTGGGGACCCATGACGCCCGATGTTCGTTGGCCGCTGTCGCGAGTTCCCGGGGAAGAAGTGGAACGCATAACAGACATTTTCCAGAAAGAGCTGGCTTTCCTTTTTACGAACAAATGA